GCCTACACGCCGTCGTTCGGGCTGATGGGGCACGAGTCGATCATCATGCAGCAGAGCGACATCGGCGCCATTGCCGAGAGCGTCAAGGACTGCCTGCGCTGCGGCAAGTGCAAGCCGGTGTGCGCCACCCACGTGCCGCGCGCCAACCTGCTGTACAGCCCGCGCAACAAGATCCTGGCGACTTCGCTGCTGGTCGAGGCCTTCCTGTACGAAGAGCAGACCCGCCGCGGCATCTCGGTCAAGCACTGGGACGAGTTCTCCGACGTGGCCGACCACTGCACCGTGTGCCACAAGTGCGTGACGCCGTGCCCGGTCAAGATCGACTTCGGCGACGTGTCGATGAACATGCGCAACCTGCTGCGCAAGATGGGGCAGAAGAAGTTCAACCCCGGCACCGCGGCGTCGATGTTCTTCCTCAACGCCACCAGTCCCGAGACCATCAACCTGACCCGCAAGGTCATGATCGACTGGGGCTACAAGGCGCAGCGCCTGGGCAACGACGTACTGAAGAAGATCGCGAAGAAGCAGACCGCGCATCCGCCCGCGACCGTGGGCAAGCCGCCGGTGCGCGAGCAGGTGATCCACTTCATCAACAAGAAGATGCCGGGCAACCTGCCCAAGAAGACCGCGCGCGCGCTGCTCGACATCGAAGACAACGAGATCGTGCCGATCATCCGCGACCCCAAGGCGACCACGCCGGAAACGGAAGCGGTGTTCTACTTCCCGGGCTGCGGCTCGGAGCGGCTGTTCTCGCAGGTGGGGCTGGCGACGCAGGCGATGCTGTGGCACGTCGGCGTGCAGACCGTGCTGCCGCCGGGCTACCTGTGCTGCGGCTATCCGCAGCGCGGCAACGGCCAGTACGACAAGGCCGAGAAGATCGTCACCGATAACCGCGTGCTGTTCCACCGCGTCGCCAACACGCTGAACTACCTCGACATCAAGACCGTGGTGGTCAGCTGCGGCACCTGCTACGACCAGCTCGCCGGCTATGAATTCGACAAGATCTTCCCGGGCTGCCGCATCATCGACATCCACGAGTACCTGCTCGAGAAGGGCGTCAAGCTGGAAGGCGTGACCGGTACGCGCTACATGTACCACGACCCCTGCCACACGCCGATCAAGACGGTGGATCCGACCAAGCTGGTCAACGACCTGATGGGCGGCAACGCCGGCCTGGGCAAGATCGAGAAGAACGAGCGCTGCTGCGGCGAGTCCGGCACGCTGGCGGTAACCCGCCCGGACGTCTCGACCCAGGTCCGCTTCCGCAAGGAAGAAGAGATGACCAAAGGCGCCGACAAGCTGCGCGCCGACGGCTTCACCGGCGACGTCAAGATCCTGACCAGCTGCCCGTCGTGCCTGCAGGGCCTGTCGCGCTACAAGGAAGACGCGTCGGTGCAGGCGGACTACATCGTGATCGAGATGGCCAAGCACCTGCTGGGCGAGAACTGGATGCCGGAGTATGTGGCGAAGGCCAATGCGGGCGGGATCGAGCGGGTGCTGGTGTAAAAGCTGAGGCAGCACGAAAGGTAACGCGCCGCATGATCAAGAGCCCCAACTGCCCCCTCTGCGAAACCGATGGCGGCGAACTGGTCTGGATGGGCGACCGCGCCCGCCTGATCCTGGTCGAGCATGACCGCTTTCCCGGCTTCTGCCGCATCGTCTGGAACGACCATGTGGCCGAGCTGAGCGACCTGGACGAGGGTGACCAGGCCTGGCTGATGCGGCTGGTGGCGCGCGTCGAGCGCGTGGTGCGCGAGGTGATGGCGCCGGACAAGGTCAACCTGGCGGCGTTCGGCAACATGGTGCCGCACCTGCACTGGCATATCATCCCGCGCTACCGCTGGGACACGCATTTTCCCGAGGCGATCTGGGCGGCGCCGCAGCGCGCGGCCGACCCCGTGCGCGTGCAGGAACTGGCCAGCCGGCTGCCGGCGCTGCGTACGGCGCTTGCGCTGGTCGAGGCGGGCGACGCCTGAGGCAGGCGGCCAGCCGCAAGCCGCACGCGCGGAACCCGCGCACGGCCGCGACCGTCTGAATGCTGTTGCCGCCGTGGCCCGCCACGGTATCCAGAACAACAAGCCCGGCCGGCTGCGCTGGCGGGCCAAGCGCTGCCGCTATGTCCTCCACTCCGACTTCCGTCACCGTACCGGGCCCGGCCGTTCCCGCCCGGGCCCTCAAGATCCAGAGCCGGCTGCGCATGGCCGCGACCTGGGCGCTGATCAAGCCCTACTGGAAATCCGAAGACCGCCTCGCCGGGCTAGGGTTGCTGGCGCTGGTGGTGGTGCTCAACCTGGGCATCGTCTATATCAACGTGCTGCTCAACGAATGGAACCGCGTGTTCTACAACGCGCTGGAGCAGCGCGATTACGCGTCGTTCAAGGTGCTGCTGCTGCGCTTCTCGTGGATCGCGGCGTTCTTTATCGTCGCGGCGATCTCGCGCCAGTACTACACCATGATGCTGCAGATGCGCTGGCGTACCTGGATGACCGGCCGCTTCATGGGGCACTGGCTCGGGCACCAGGCCTACTACCGCATCGAACAGACCCACGCCACCGACAACCCCGACCAGCGGATCGCCGATGACCTGCGGCTGTTCACCGACGGCGCGCTGTCGCTGTCGCTGGGGCTGCTCAACTCGGTGGTGACGCTGCTGTCCTTCGTCGGCATCCTGTGGACCGTGTCGGGCCCGATCAGCTTTGCCCTGGGCGGCACCGAATGGACCATCCCCGGCTACATGGTGTGGTTCGCGGCCGGCTATGCGGTGATCGGCTCGCTGGTGGCGCACGTGGTCGGCCGCCCGCTGATCGGGCTGAACTTCCAGCAGGAGCAATACGAAGCCGACTTCCGCTTCACGCTGGTGCGCCTGCGCGAGAACAGCGAGCCGGTGGCGCTGTACCGCGGCGAGCCGACCGAGCAGGCCGGCCTGCGCGCGCGCTTCGACCGCATCCGCGCCAACTGGAACCAGCTGATGCGCTATACGCGGCGGCTGACCTTCGTCAGTTCCGGCTATGCGCAGTTCGCCATCATCTTCCCGATCCTGGTGGCGGCGCCGCGCTACTTCGCCGGCAAGATGACGCTGGGCGGTCTGATGCAGACCAGCTCGGCATTCGGGCAGGTGCAGGGCGCGCTGTCGTGGTTCGTCGACAGCTATGCCACGCTGGTGGGCTGGAAGGCGGCGGCCAACCGCCTGATCGATTTCCAGGAAGCGATCCGCGTGGCCGAGCGGCAGGATGCGTCGCAGGACGGCAGCCGCGATATCGAGGTGGCGTACCACGGCAAGCCGCAAGACGGCATCGATATCGACAGCCTGGCGCTGGCCTTGCCGGTGCGCGCCGCGCGCGGCGCGGCGGTGGGCCAGCGGCCGCTGGTGGCGCCGTTCTCGCTGGCGGTGGCGCCGGGCGAGCGCTGGCTGGTGAGCGGCCCGTCGGGCTGCGGCAAGAGCGTGCTGTTCCGCGCGCTGGCCGGAATCTGGCCGTACGGCAGCGGCACCGTGACCATGCCCGAGGGCGCGCGCCGGCTGTTCCTGCCGCAGCGCAGCTACCTGCCGATCGGCACGCTCGCCGATGCGCTGGCCTACCCGGACGCCGGCACCGAACACGGCAAGGACGTGCTGCAGGCGGCGCTGCGCCAGACCCGCCTGGCCGCGCTGGCGGACCAGCTCGACGTGTTCGACAACTGGTCGCTGCGGCTGTCGCCGGGCGAGCAGCAGCGCCTGGCCTTTGCGCGCGCGCTGCTGCAGAAGCCGGATTACCTGTTTCTCGACGAGGCCACCAGCGCGCTCGACGAAGACACCGAGCGCGCCATGTACCAGCTGATGGTGGAGCAGCTGCCGCACACGGCCATCGTCAGCATTGCGCACCGCAGCACCGTGGCGGCCTTCCACCAGCGCCGGCTGCGCTATGTGCCGCAGGACGGCGAAGCGGCCCGGGCTGCGCAAGCCGGCGAGCCTGGGGTAAGCTATCGGGTCGTATGCGAAGCGTGATGCGGGGCTGCCGCGGCAGCCGGCGCGGCATCATGCGGCAATCACCCTCACAAGCGCCCGTCAGCGGGCCGCGATCACCATGGCAGGCCTGGAAAAAGACACCCCCCATCCCACCGCGCTGACGGTGCACACGCAATCGCGCGTGCTCGAGATCGGCTTCGACAACGGCCGCAGCTTCCGGCTGCCGTTCGAGCTGCTGCGCGTGTATTCGCCCTCCGCCGAAGTCCAGGGCCATGGCCCGGGGCAGGAGGTGCTGCAGACCGGCAAGCGCGAGGTCGGCGTCGACGCGGTCGAGCCGGTCGGCAACTACGCGATCCAGATCCGCTTCTCCGACGGCCACGACACCGGCATCTATTCGTGGGACCTGCTGTACCGCCTGGGCGACAACCAGGACGCGTTGTGGCAGGACTACCTGCAGCGCCTGGCAGCGGCCGGCGCCGATCGCGACACCCCGATGCCCGCCGCCGGCGGCGGGCACGGCTGCGGCCATCACTGAGCCGCCCCCGACAATCCTGGAGTCTTGAAAGATGAGTGAAACCCACTTCGGGTTCGAAAAGGTCGACGAAACGGAAAAGGCCGGCAAGGTTGCCGGCGTGTTCCATTCGGTGGCCAGCAAGTACGACGTGATGAACGACCTGATGTCGGGCGGCATGCACCGGCTGTGGAAGATGTTCACCATCGCGCAGGCGGGGGTGCGCCCGGGCCACAAGGTGCTGGACATCGCCGGCGGCACCGGCGACCTGGCCAAGGCGTTCGCCAAGCAGGCCGGCCCGACCGGGCAGGTCTGGCTGACCGATATCAACGAGTCGATGCTGCGCGTGGGGCGCGACCGGCTGCTCAACAAGGGCATCGTCACGCCGGTGGCGCTGTGCGACGCCGAGAAGATCCCGTTCCCCGACAACTACTTCGACCTGGTCACGGTCGCCTTCGGCCTGCGCAACATGACGCACAAGGAGGCCGCGCTGGCCGAGATGCGCCGCGTGGTCAAGCCGGGCGGCAAGGTCATGGTGCTGGAGTTCTCCAAGGTGTGGAAACCGCTGGAGAAAGCCTACGACGTCTATTCTTTCAAGGTGCTGCCGTGGCTGGGCCAGCGCGTGGCTGGGGATGCCCCGAGCTATCGCTATCTCGCGGAATCGATCAGAATGCATCCAGACCAGGTTTCACTTGTACGCTTAATGGAACATGCGGGCCTGGAGAATGTCGAATACTTCAATCTGACGGCCGGAGTGGTGGCGCTCCATGTCGGACGCAAGTATTGAGAACACTTGAAAGAACACTTGAAATCGCCATGCTCGCCCGGATATGGGCGGAACTGACAGGGGATGATAACAGCATATGTCGTCAATTCGTGGAAAATTCCTGGTGGGGTCGCTGGTCACGGCGCTGGCCGTCGGCATGGCCTTCGACGCCGAGGCCAAGCGCATGGGTGGCTCGCGCAGCATCGGCAAGCAGTCCGAGTCGGTGACCCAGCGCCAGCAGACCCAGCCCACTTCGCCCACGCAGCAGGCGCAGCAACCCGTACAGCAGGCGGCACCGGCCACCGCCGGGGCAGCCGGCGCGGCCGCGACCGCGGCGCCCAAGCGTAACTGGGGCGGCATCCTGGGCGGCATCGCCGCCGGCCTGGGTATCGGCTGGCTGCTGTCGCACTTCGGCCTGGGCGGCGCGGCGCTGACCTTCCTGTCCAACCTGATCCTGATCGCGCTGGTGGCATTCGCCGCGATCTGGCTGATCCGCAAGTTCCGCGGCGGCAGCAAGCGCACCGCGCAGCCGGCCTACGCCGGTGCCGGCCATGCGCCCAACCTGGGCCGCGACGCCGAGCCGATGTTCCGCGGCGAGCCGACGCCGCCGGTGTCGGGCAACCCGGTTCTGCCCGCTGCCGGTGCCGCCGCTGGCGCCGCTGCCGCTGGTGCCGTGGCGCAGCAGCCGTGGGGCGTGCCGGCCGACTTCGATACCGACTCCTTCCTGCGCAACGCCAAGGTCCACTTCGTGCGCCTGCAGGCCGCCTGGGATGCCGGCAACCTGGACGATATCCGCGAGTTCACCACGCCGGAAATGTTCGCCGAGATCAAGATGGACCTGGCCGAGCGCGGCGCCGAGGTCAACAAGACCGACGTGGTCACGCTCGAAGCCCAGCTGCTCGGCATCGAGTCGTCGCCGGCCCAGCACCTGGCCAGCGTGCGTTTCTCGGGCATGATCCGCGAGAAGGCGGGCGAGGCGGCGCAGCCGTTCGGCGAGGTCTGGAACCTGGCCAAGCCGGTTTCCGGCAGCGGCGGCTGGCTGCTGGCCGGGATCCAGCAGGAGTCCTGATGCCGCACCCGCGGCGGTGATGCGCCGGGGGGAGTAGCTTAGAATGGAGGCCCACGCGAAAGCGTGGGCCTTTTTGTTTGCGACGCCGGTCCCGCGCGTCGCCGCCTGCCCGCCATCCGCGCCGCCATGAATACTCTGCCTTCCGCCCTGGCCACGCCTGCCGTCTCGGCACTGAACCACCTGCTCGAGCAGGAGCCGTGGGCCCGCAACCAGCTGGCGCCGTTTGCCGGACGCGTGATCCGTTTCGATGCCGCCGCCTTCGAGCTGTCGCTCAAGGTGACCGAGCACGGCTGCACCGAGCTGGCGCCGGCGGCCGAGGCGCCCGCGGTGACGCTGCGCGTGCCGGTGCAGCAGTGGCCGCTGGTGGCCGCCGACGTGGCCGAAGGCGGCCAGGCCGCCGCCATGCGCCATGTGCGCATCGAGGGCGACGCCGAGCTGGCCAACACGGTGTCGACGCTGGCGCGCAACCTGCGCTGGGATGCCGCCGAGGACCTGTCGCGCGCGCTGCGCGGCATCCTGGGCGGGCCGGTCAGCGACAGCGTGGCGCAGCGCGTGGTCGACGGCGCGCGCCAGGTGCATGAGCAGGCCACGCGCGTGGGCCGCGCGCTGGTCGACAATGTCACCGACTACCTGCTCGACGAGCAGCCGACGCTGGTGCGCCACGCCGCGCTGGACGAGTTCGGCGCCGACGTGGGCCGGCTGCGCGACCGGCTGGCGCGGCTGGAGAAGCGGCTGGAGCGACTGGACCGGCAGGACCGGCAGGGCCGGCAGGACCGGCCCCAGCGCGGCGGCACGCCGCCCGCGCCGGGCCAGCCTGGCCCCTCCGGCAAGCTGCCGTCGCCGCACCGCTGAGCCGGCCCGGCCACGCCTCCTTCCCACTATCCACTGACTGCCTGCCCGGCCCCGTGAAGACTCCCGAATGACCCGCCTCCTGCGCCTTGGCAAGATCCTTTTCGTCATCCTCTACTACGGCCTGGACGAGCTGGTGCTCTCGGGCTTTAGCAGCCGCAGGATCCGCTTCCTGGTACGGGTCATTACCATCGGCCGCAAGCTCGACATGCCGCGCGGCGTGCGGCTGCGGCTGGCGCTGACGCGGCTGGGCCCGATCTTCGTCAAGTTCGGCCAGGTGCTGTCGACCCGGCGCGACCTGATGCCGCCGGACATTGCCGACGAGCTGGCCAAGCTGCAGGACCAGGTGCCGCCGTTCGATTCGGCGGTGGCGGTCAGGATCATCGAGCGCTCGCTCGGGCGCCCGCTGGAGCAGCTGTTCGAGACCTTCGAACATCAGCCGGTGGCAAGTGCGTCGATCGCGCAGGTCCACTTCGCCACGCTCAGGGGCGGTCCCAGCCACGGGCGCGAGGTCGCGGTGAAGGTGCTGCGCCCCGGCATGCTGCCGGTGATCGACAGCGACCTGGCGCTGATGCGCGACATGGCGACCTGGCTCGAGCGCTTCTGGGCCGACGGCAAGCGCCTGAAGCCGCGCGAGGTGGTGGCCGAGTTCGACAAGTACCTGCACGACGAGCTCGACCTGATGATCGAGGCGGCCAACGCCAGCCAGCTGCGCCGCAACTTTGCCGATACCAACCTGCTGCTGGTGCCCGAGGTGTTCTGGGACTGGTGCAGCAGCACGGTGTTCGTGATGGAGCGCATGCACGGCATCCCGATCTCGCGCACCGACTCGCTCAAGGCCGCCGGCGTCGACATGCACCAGCTGGCCGAAGAGGGCGTCGAGATCTTCTTCACCCAGGTGTTCCGCGACGGCTTCTTCCATGCCGACATGCACCCGGGCAACATCCTGGTGTCGGTGCAGCCCGAGACCTTCGGCCGCTATATCGCGCTGGACTTCGGCATCGTCGGCGCGCTGTCGGAATTCGACAAGAACTACCTGGCGCAGAACTTCATTGCCTTCTTCCGCCGCGACTACCACCGCGTGGCGCTGCTGCACGTGGAATCCGGCTGGGTCCCGCCCGAGACCCGCGTCGAGGAACTGGAAAGCGCGGTGCGGGCCTGCTGCGAGCCGTACTTCGACAAGCCGCTCAAGGAAATCTCGCTGGGCATGGTGCTGATGCGGCTGTTCCAGACCTCGCGCCGCTTCAACGTCGAGATCCAGCCGCAGCTGGTGCTGCTGCAGAAGACCCTGCTCAATATCGAAGGGCTGGGCCGCCAGCTCGACCCCGACCTGGACCTGTGGAAGACCGCCAAGCCGTTCCTGGAGCGCTGGATGCACGAGCAGGTGGGCTGGCAGGGCGCGTGGGAGCGGATCAAGGTCGAGGCGCCGCAGTGGGCCAAGATGCTGCCCGACTTCCCGCGCCTGGCGCACCAGTTCCTGGAGCGGCGCGCGCTTACCAGCAACGGCGAGCAGGACAAGCTGCTGGCGATGCTGGTGCTGGAGCAGCGCCGCACCAACCGGCTGCTCGGCACCGCGGTGCTGCTGGTGGGCGGCTTCGTCGCCGGCATCGTGCTGACGCACGTGCTGGGCTGGGCCGGCTACTGGTAGGCGCAGGCCAATACTAAAAGATAGAAGGGACGGAGACAGACCCATGGGCGATACCAGCAAGCCAGTGCCGGGCTTCACCACGCGCAATGCCGGCGACCCGGCGTTCTGGGACGAGCGCTTCAAGGAAGGCTTCACGCCCTGGGACCTGGGCGGCGTACCCGGCGAATTCCGCAGCTTTATCGAGGGCCGCCAGCCGTGTCCGACGCTGGTGCCGGGCTGCGGCAACGGCTGGGAGGCGGCGTGGCTGTTCGAGCGCGGCTGGCCGGTGACGGCGATCGACTTCTCGCCGCAGGCGGTGGCGTCGGCGCGGCGCGCGCTCGGACCGGCCGGCGCGGTGGTGCAGCAGGGCGATTTCTTCGCCTTCACGCCGCAGCCGGCGTGCGAGCTGATCTACGAGCGCGCCTTCCTGTGCGCGCTGCCGCCGGCGCTGCGCGCGGCCTATGGCGCCCGCGTGGCCGAGCTGCTGCCGCCGGGCGGGCTGCTGGCGGGCTACTTCTACCTGGGCGAGAACCGCGGCGGACCGCCGTTCGCGATGCCCCAGGCGGAGCTCGATGCGCTGCTGGCGCCGGCCTTCGAGCGCATCGAGGACCGACCCTCGGCCGCGCCGCTGCCGGTGTTCCAGGGGCAGGAGCGCTGGCAGGTATGGCGCCGGCGCGGCGCCTGAACCCGCCGACTGCCGGCTTCCCTGTGTCGCAGGCGGGTTCCCGCGTGGCGCATTCGCGCCAGCGGGGAATTTTTTTCGCCCGCGCCGGTCTGCGTCGCTATAATCCGCGTTTTGATTCGGCTACGACCGCGGGCCCCCGCCGCGTTGCCCGCCTCGTCGGGACGCGCCAGGCACCCCGATATGCGGCCCCGACCGATGAATTGGACTCCGGGCCCCGCGCGCGCACCCGCGCCCAGCCGCCCGGCATTCGGTTTCTCGCCACAAGGGCACCTTCTGCATAGGGCAGCGGCATGCTGATCTGGTTTGTCATCATCTACTGGGTAATCTCGGTCGGCATCGGCCTGTGGGCGGCGCTGCGCGTGCGCAACACCACCGATTTCGCCGTCGCCGGGCGCAGCCTGCCGTTCCATATCGTCACCGCCACCGTCTTCGCCACCTGGTTCGGCTCGGAGACCGTGCTGGGCATTCCCGCCGTGTTCCTGAAGGAAGGCCTGTCGGGCGTGGTGTCGGACCCGTTCGGGTCGTCGCTGTGCCTGATCCTGGTGGGCCTGTTCTTTGCCCGGCCGCTGTACCGGATGAACCTGCTGACCATCGGCGACTACTACCATAACCGCTACGGTCGGCTGGCCGAGGTGCTGACCACGCTGTGCATCGTGGTCTCCTACCTGGGCTGGGTCGCGGCGCAGATCAAGGCGCTGGGGCTGGTGTTCTATACCGTGTCGGACGGCGCGCTGTCGCAGGAGGCCGGCATGATGATCGGCGCCGCCAGCGTGCTGGTCTATACGCTGTTCGGCGGCATGTGGTCGGTGGCGATCACCGACTTCATCCAGATGATCATCATCGTGATCGGCATGATGTATATCGGCTACGAGGTCAGCGGCCAGGCCGGCGGCGTGACGGCGGTGGTGTCGCATGCGGCCGCGGCCGGCAAGTTCGAGTTCTGGCCGGCGCTGGATTTCGTGCAGATCATCGGCTTCGCGGCGGCGCTGTTCACCATGATGCTGGGCTCGATCCCGCAGCAGGACGTGTTCCAGCGGGTGACCTCGTCGCGCACCGAGCAGATCGCCGGGCGCGCGTCGGTGCTGGGCGGCGTGCTGTACTTCTGCTTCGCCTTTATCCCGATGTTCCTGGCGTACTCGGCCACGCTGATCGACCCCGGCATGGTGGCCAAGTACATCGACACCGATTCACAGCTGATCCTGCCGCAGCTGATCCTGCAGCACGCGCCGATGTTCGCACAGGTGATGTTCTTCGGCGCGCTGCTGTCGGCAATCAAGAGCTGCGCCTCGGCGACGCTGCTGGCGCCGTCGGTGACCTTTGCCGAAAACATCCTGCGGCCGTACTTCCGCCATCTCGACGACAAGCAGTTCCTGCGCGTGATGCAGACCGTGGTGCTGGTGTTCACCACGCTGGTGACGCTGTTCGCGCTGAACTCGCACCTGTCGATCTTCCATATGGTCGAAAATGCCTACAAGGTCACGCTGGTGTCGTCGTTCGTGCCGCTGGCCTTCGGCATGTTCTGGAAGCACGCCACCCGCCAGGGCGGGCTGGCCGCGATCCTGCTGGGGCTGTCGTCCTGGCTGACCTGCGAGATCGCCTTTGCCGATGCCGTGGTGCCGCCGCAGATGGTCGGCCTGCTGTTCTCGGTCAGCGGCATGGTGATCGGCTCGCTGCTGCCGCAGTGGATTGCAGATCACGCGCCGGTCAAGGAAGTCCATATCGCCTGACCGCGCGGGGGCGCCCACCCCCTTATTTCCGCCGGTCAGGCAGCCCCGGAACGGTTTATAATTCAAGGCTTTGCATCGCCGCGCGGGAGGATTTCCGCGGCCGCCCCGGCCGGCGGCGATGCCCGTCCTGGTACCGATTCCCAAGTTTTCTCGCGAAATAACACCATGCCGATCTATGCCTACCGTTGCGACGCCTGCGGACACGGGCGCGATGTGCTGCAGAAAATGAGCGATGCCCCGCTGACGGACTGCCCGTCGTGCGGCGCCGCCGGCGCGTTCAAGAAGCAGCTGACCGCTGCCGGCTTCCAGCTCAAGGGCTCGGGCTGGTACGTGACCGACTTCCGCGGTGGCAGCGGTGGCGCCAGCGCGCCCGCGGCCACCGGCGCAGCCGGCGGCACCGCGGCTGCGGCCAGCGCGCCGGCGGCGGCTGAAACGTCGTCGGGCGGCACCGCCGCGGCGGCCCCGGCCGCCGGCGGTTGCGGCAGCGCCTGCGCCTGCCACTGAGCCGGACCCGCCAAGTGGTAGCCAAGAAGACTTCCGCCCTCAAGACCTGGTTCCTGACCGGGCTGCTGGTGCTGGTGCCGCTGGGCATCACGCTGTGGGTGCTGAGCCTGATCATCGGCACGATGGACCAGAGCCTGGCGCTGCTGCCGGAAGCCTGGCGGCCGGACCGGCTGATGTTCGGCAAGCGCGTGACCGGCCTCGGCGCGATCCTGACGCTGCTGTTCATCCTGCTGGTCGGGCTGCTGGCGCATAACTTCATCGGCCAGCGCCTGGTGCGCTGGTGGGAAGCGCTGCTGGGCCATATCCCGGTGGTGGGCCCGATCTACACCAGCGTCAAGCAGGTTTCGGACACGCTGCTGTCGTCGTCGGGCAATGCCTTCCGCAAGGCGCTGCTGGTGCAGTATCCGCGCGAGGGCTCGTGGACCATCGCCTTCCTGACCGGGCGCCCCGGCGGCGACGTGCAGAACCACCTGCAGGGCGAGTACGTCAGCGTCTACGTGCCGACCACCCCCAATCCGACCTCGGGCTTCTTCCTGATGATGCCCAAGGCCGACACCATCGAACTCGACATGACCGTCGACGCCGCGCTCAAGTACATCGTCTCGATGGGCGTGGTGGCACCGGCCGAATTGCCGCGCAAGAACGGCAGCGCGCCCCGGCCGGCGGCCCCGTCCAGCGCGGCCGGCGCGGCCGGCAGGTCCAGCAGCGAGGAACCGGTCCAGACCACCGATCCTTGAGCCTCCAAACTGATCACGGGCTGCGCGATGCAATCGGGCAGCCGCGTTTTACCGGGAATCTCCTTATGTCCTCCATGCGTACTCACTACTGCGGTCTGGTGACCGAACAATTCTCGGGCCAGGAAGTGGCCCTGACCGGCTGGGTCCAGCGCCGCCGCGACCATGGCGGCGTGATCTTCATCGACCTGCGCGACCGCGAGGGCCTGGTGCAGGTGGTGTGCGATCCGGATCGCCCGGAGATGTTCAAGGCCGCGGAAGAGATCCGCAACGAGTTCTGCATCCGCGTCACCGGCAAGGTGCGCGCGCGCCCGGCCGGCACCGAGAACGCCAACCTGACCTCGGGCAAGATCGAGGTGCTGTGCCACGAGCTGACCGTGCTGAACCCGTCGGTCACGCCGCCGTTCCA
This Cupriavidus nantongensis DNA region includes the following protein-coding sequences:
- a CDS encoding sodium:solute symporter family protein, with amino-acid sequence MLIWFVIIYWVISVGIGLWAALRVRNTTDFAVAGRSLPFHIVTATVFATWFGSETVLGIPAVFLKEGLSGVVSDPFGSSLCLILVGLFFARPLYRMNLLTIGDYYHNRYGRLAEVLTTLCIVVSYLGWVAAQIKALGLVFYTVSDGALSQEAGMMIGAASVLVYTLFGGMWSVAITDFIQMIIIVIGMMYIGYEVSGQAGGVTAVVSHAAAAGKFEFWPALDFVQIIGFAAALFTMMLGSIPQQDVFQRVTSSRTEQIAGRASVLGGVLYFCFAFIPMFLAYSATLIDPGMVAKYIDTDSQLILPQLILQHAPMFAQVMFFGALLSAIKSCASATLLAPSVTFAENILRPYFRHLDDKQFLRVMQTVVLVFTTLVTLFALNSHLSIFHMVENAYKVTLVSSFVPLAFGMFWKHATRQGGLAAILLGLSSWLTCEIAFADAVVPPQMVGLLFSVSGMVIGSLLPQWIADHAPVKEVHIA
- a CDS encoding FmdB family zinc ribbon protein, which produces MPIYAYRCDACGHGRDVLQKMSDAPLTDCPSCGAAGAFKKQLTAAGFQLKGSGWYVTDFRGGSGGASAPAATGAAGGTAAAASAPAAAETSSGGTAAAAPAAGGCGSACACH
- a CDS encoding DUF502 domain-containing protein codes for the protein MVAKKTSALKTWFLTGLLVLVPLGITLWVLSLIIGTMDQSLALLPEAWRPDRLMFGKRVTGLGAILTLLFILLVGLLAHNFIGQRLVRWWEALLGHIPVVGPIYTSVKQVSDTLLSSSGNAFRKALLVQYPREGSWTIAFLTGRPGGDVQNHLQGEYVSVYVPTTPNPTSGFFLMMPKADTIELDMTVDAALKYIVSMGVVAPAELPRKNGSAPRPAAPSSAAGAAGRSSSEEPVQTTDP